GTGCGGCCGACCGCCAGCGCCGAGCCGTTGAGGGTGTGCAGCAGCTCGGGCTTGCGCGTATCGGGATTGCGCCAGCGCGCCTGCATGCGGCGCGCCTGGAAATCGCCGCAGTTGGAGCACGACGAGATCTCGCGGTAGGTGTCCTGCGACGGCAGCCACACCTCGATGTCGTAGGTCCGTCGCGCGGCGAAGCCCATGTCGCCGGTGCACAGCGCGACCACCCGGTAGGGCAGCTCCAGCGCCTGCAGCACGGCCTCGGCGTGACCGGTCAGCGCTTCCAGCGCGGCGTCGGATTCCTCGGGTCTCACGGCGTGCACCAGCTCGACCTTCTCGAACTGGTGCTGCCGGATCATGCCGCGCGTATCGCGGCCCGCCGCACCCGCTTCCGAACGGAAACAGGGCGTGTGCGCCACCCAGCGCCGCGGCAGCGTGTCGGCGTCGACGATCTCGTCGCGCAGCAGATTGGTGACCGGCACCTCGGCGGTGGGGATCAGGTACCAGGGTGTCTCGCCGTCGAGCCGGAACAGGTCCTCGCCGAACTTGGGCAGCTGACCGGTACCGCGCAGCGAGTCCTCGTTGACGATGAAGGGCACGCAGACTTCCTCGTAGCCGTGCTGCGTGCTGTGCAGATCCACCATGAAGGCAACCAGCGCCCGGTGCAGGCGCGCGACATCGCCCTGCAGCACCGCGAAGCGGCTGCCAGTGAGCTTGGCTGCCTGGGCGAAGTCGAGCCCGTCCAGCCCCTCGCCCACCGCAACGTGGTCGAGCGCGCCTTCGGCGGGGCGCGGATCGCCCCAGCGGCGCAGCTCGACGTTGTCGGACTCGTCGGCGCCGTCCGGCACGTCGTCGGCGGGCGGGTTGGGCAGCCCCATCGCCAGCCGCTCGATCTCCTGCTGCAGGGTGTCGAGACGCTCGGCATTGGCGTCGAGCTCGTGCTTGAGGCCCTCGACCTCGGCGAGCAGCGGCTGGATGTCCTCGCCGGCGGCCTTGGCCTGGCCGATGCGCTTGGCGCTGCTGTTGCGCTTCTGCTGGAGCTCCTCGGTGCCGGTCTGCAGTTCCTTGCGCTGGCGCTCGAGCTCCTGGAAGGCGGCGACGTCGAGCTGGAATCCGCGCCGCGCGAGTTGTTGCGCGACGGCCTCGGTCTGCGTGCGCAGCAGTTTGGGATCGATCATGGCGGTGGGTCGGCGGGTGGATCGGCTGATTCGGGACCGCGATTCTACCGATGCCGCGCCCCCCGCCGGCGCGCGGCGGCGCCGCCCAGCCACCATCCGGCCGCCGCCCCGGTCATCCACGCCGCCAGCGCGGCGGCCAGGGCACCGCCCAGCAGCAGCGCCGCGCCCGGGGAGGGCTCCACGCTGCGCGCGAGCTGCACCCACTCCCAGCTGAAAGTCGACAGGCTGGTGAAGCCACCGCAGAACCCCGGCAGCAGGAAGGCCTGCAGCTGCGGCCGATCGCGTTCCAGCAGCCGGTGCGCGGCCGCGCCCATCACCGCCGCGCCGAGCACATTGACCAGCAGCGTGGCCGCGCCGGGCAGCGCGATGGACACCGAAAGCGCCACGCGCAGCCCGCCACCGAGCGCGCTTCCGGCGGCCACCAGCGCGGTGGTGCGCACCCCGTTCACGCGACCGCCAGATAGCCGAGCGACGCCGCCAGCGGGCACAGCACCATGGTCGCGGCGGCGTAACTCAGCGCATGGCCGCGCTGCGCCCGCCACAGCAGCATCGTCTGCAGGCCGAAGGCAGAGACGGTCGTGAAGCTGCCCAGCCCGGCAACGGCCAGGACCAGCCATACCGGGTCAAGGCCGGCCGAGCCGGCACTGGTCGCACCGCCCAGCAAACCGATGGCGCCGCTGCCGCCAAGGTTCACCAGCCAGGTGCCCAGCGGCCAGATGCGGTGGGCGTCGAGGCGCCCGGCGATCCACCAGCGCAGCGTCCCGCCGGCGGCGGCAGCCAGCGCCACCAGCAATGCCAGCGTCACGCCGCGCCGTCGCCGCGCAGCTGCCGGAGACGCTCGCGCACGCGGGACTCGATGCCGCGATCGGTGGGCTCGTAGAAGCGTGCGCCCACCAGCGCATCCGGGAGGAACTGCTGACCGGCGGCGTGCGCCTCGGGCTCGTCGTGATCGTAGCGATAGCCCTTGCCGTAACCGAGATCCTTCATCAACCCGGTGGGCGCATTGCGGATGTGCAGCGGCACCGGCGCGCTGCCGTGCTGGTCGACCGCCGCCATGGCGCGCTTGTAGGCGGTGTAGCCGGCATTGCTCTTGGGCGCGACGGCCAGCCAGATGACGACTTCGGCGAGCGCCAGCTCGCCTTCCGGCGAACCGATGCGGTCATAGGCGTCCCACGCCGCCAGCGCCATCTGCAGCGCCTTCGGGTCGGCCAGACCGATGTCCTCGTAGGCCATGCGCGCCAGCCGCCGGGCCAGGTAGCCGGGGTCGGCGCCGCCGTCGATCATGCGGCAGAACCAGTAGAGCGCGGCGTCCGGGTCCGACCCCCGCACCGCCTTGTGCAGCGCCGATATCTGGTCGTAGAAGGCGTCGCCCTGCTTGTCGAAGCGCCGCATGCTGCGCCCGAAGACCTGTGCCAGCCCCTTCTCGTCAGCGGCACCGCCGGCACCGAGATAGTCCGCGGCCATCTCCAGCATGACCAGTGCGCGGCGCGCGTCGCCGTCGGCCATCTCGATGATCCGCCGGCGCCAGTCGTCGGGCAGTTCCAACGGCGCCACGCCGCGCTCGGCATCGGTCAGCGCGCGTTCCAGCATGGCATCGACGGCGGCGTCGTCGAGCGGGTGCAGCACGAACACGCGGGCGCGCGACAGCAACGCGCTGTTGAGCTCGAAGGACGGATTCTCGGTGGTGGCGCCGACCAGCGTCAGCGTGCCGTCCTCGACGAAGGGCAGCAGCGCATCCTGCTGGGCCTTGTTGAAGCGATGGATCTCGTCGATGAACAGCACCGTGTCGGTACCGTGCATGCGCGCCTTCTGCGCGCTCGCCACCGCTTCACGGATGTCCTTGACGCCCGCCATGACGGCGGAGAGCGTGCGGAACTCGGCCGCGACGTGGGCGGCCAGCAGGCGGGCCAGCGTGGTCTTGCCGCAGC
The sequence above is drawn from the Algiphilus sp. genome and encodes:
- a CDS encoding CrcB family protein; the protein is MTLALLVALAAAAGGTLRWWIAGRLDAHRIWPLGTWLVNLGGSGAIGLLGGATSAGSAGLDPVWLVLAVAGLGSFTTVSAFGLQTMLLWRAQRGHALSYAAATMVLCPLAASLGYLAVA
- a CDS encoding replication-associated recombination protein A, whose amino-acid sequence is MVDRSEPLAARMRPRTIEEVLGQPHLLAPDAPLRAAIDAGRVPSMVFWGPPGCGKTTLARLLAAHVAAEFRTLSAVMAGVKDIREAVASAQKARMHGTDTVLFIDEIHRFNKAQQDALLPFVEDGTLTLVGATTENPSFELNSALLSRARVFVLHPLDDAAVDAMLERALTDAERGVAPLELPDDWRRRIIEMADGDARRALVMLEMAADYLGAGGAADEKGLAQVFGRSMRRFDKQGDAFYDQISALHKAVRGSDPDAALYWFCRMIDGGADPGYLARRLARMAYEDIGLADPKALQMALAAWDAYDRIGSPEGELALAEVVIWLAVAPKSNAGYTAYKRAMAAVDQHGSAPVPLHIRNAPTGLMKDLGYGKGYRYDHDEPEAHAAGQQFLPDALVGARFYEPTDRGIESRVRERLRQLRGDGAA
- the serS gene encoding serine--tRNA ligase; protein product: MIDPKLLRTQTEAVAQQLARRGFQLDVAAFQELERQRKELQTGTEELQQKRNSSAKRIGQAKAAGEDIQPLLAEVEGLKHELDANAERLDTLQQEIERLAMGLPNPPADDVPDGADESDNVELRRWGDPRPAEGALDHVAVGEGLDGLDFAQAAKLTGSRFAVLQGDVARLHRALVAFMVDLHSTQHGYEEVCVPFIVNEDSLRGTGQLPKFGEDLFRLDGETPWYLIPTAEVPVTNLLRDEIVDADTLPRRWVAHTPCFRSEAGAAGRDTRGMIRQHQFEKVELVHAVRPEESDAALEALTGHAEAVLQALELPYRVVALCTGDMGFAARRTYDIEVWLPSQDTYREISSCSNCGDFQARRMQARWRNPDTRKPELLHTLNGSALAVGRTLVAILENFQQPDGSVAVPAALRAYMGGRERLVPRGG
- a CDS encoding CrcB family protein, coding for MNGVRTTALVAAGSALGGGLRVALSVSIALPGAATLLVNVLGAAVMGAAAHRLLERDRPQLQAFLLPGFCGGFTSLSTFSWEWVQLARSVEPSPGAALLLGGALAAALAAWMTGAAAGWWLGGAAARRRGARHR